One Actinospica robiniae DSM 44927 genomic region harbors:
- a CDS encoding glutamyl-tRNA reductase yields MSLLVVGLSHRTAPVRLLEQTSLTEELAVKLLGDVAGSEHVAEAVAVATCNRLEVYAEVSKFHGALAEISELLAQYTAVPREVLTGHFYVHYDDRAAWHLFTVACGLDSMVVGEPQILGQLRSALALGQQVGTAGPVLNELVQQALRVGKRAHSETALDKAGQSLVTAALDLAVPAGSPDPGRVVVVGAGSMSALAATTIRRRYPACALAVLNRTPERARRLADAVDATAAPLSELPAHLADADLLLSCTGATELVLTADRFAAARAGIATPITLVDLAMPRDLDPRLAELPHVRVVDLERIAEDQREAEPQPGQGSLDEVARIVEAEVEAYRRLRTASAVTPTVTALRCMAAEVVSAELDRFHGRTAGLDERTRAEVEQTVRRVVDKLLHEPTVRVKQLTVGDGGVTYAQALRELFNLDPRTAVAVSRAEAAPGEDPTAGRPAEPRQEKR; encoded by the coding sequence ATGAGCTTGCTGGTCGTCGGTCTCTCGCATCGCACCGCACCCGTTCGCCTGCTCGAGCAGACCTCGCTGACCGAGGAGCTCGCGGTCAAGCTGCTCGGTGACGTCGCAGGGTCCGAACACGTCGCCGAGGCGGTGGCCGTGGCCACCTGCAACCGGCTCGAGGTGTACGCCGAGGTCTCCAAGTTCCACGGCGCCCTGGCCGAGATCTCCGAACTGCTCGCCCAGTACACCGCAGTGCCGCGGGAGGTGCTCACCGGCCACTTCTACGTGCACTACGACGACCGCGCCGCCTGGCACCTGTTCACCGTGGCCTGCGGACTGGACTCGATGGTGGTCGGCGAGCCGCAGATCCTGGGCCAGCTGCGCTCCGCGCTGGCGCTGGGGCAGCAGGTGGGCACGGCCGGTCCGGTCCTGAACGAGCTGGTCCAGCAGGCCCTGCGGGTGGGCAAGCGGGCGCACAGCGAGACCGCGCTGGACAAGGCCGGCCAGTCGCTGGTCACCGCCGCGCTCGACCTCGCGGTGCCGGCCGGGTCGCCGGACCCGGGCCGGGTGGTCGTGGTCGGGGCCGGCTCCATGTCGGCGCTGGCCGCCACCACGATCCGGCGCCGGTACCCGGCGTGCGCCCTCGCCGTGCTCAACCGCACCCCGGAGCGGGCCCGCCGGCTGGCCGACGCGGTGGACGCGACGGCCGCCCCGCTGTCCGAGCTGCCCGCGCACCTGGCCGACGCCGACCTGCTGCTCTCCTGCACCGGCGCCACCGAGCTGGTGCTGACGGCGGACCGGTTCGCCGCGGCCCGGGCCGGCATAGCGACGCCGATCACCTTGGTCGACCTGGCCATGCCGCGCGACCTGGATCCGCGCCTGGCCGAGCTGCCGCACGTGCGCGTGGTGGACCTGGAGCGGATCGCCGAGGACCAGCGCGAGGCCGAGCCGCAGCCGGGCCAGGGCAGCCTGGACGAGGTGGCCCGGATCGTGGAGGCCGAGGTCGAGGCCTACCGCAGGCTGCGCACCGCCAGCGCCGTGACGCCGACCGTCACCGCGCTGCGCTGCATGGCCGCCGAGGTCGTCTCGGCCGAGCTGGACCGGTTCCACGGCCGCACCGCCGGCCTGGACGAACGCACCCGGGCCGAGGTCGAGCAGACCGTGCGCCGGGTGGTGGACAAGCTGTTGCACGAGCCGACCGTTCGCGTCAAGCAGTTGACGGTCGGCGACGGGGGCGTGACGTACGCGCAGGCGCTGCGCGAACTGTTCAACCTCGACCCGAGGACCGCGGTGGCGGTCAGCCGGGCCGAGGCGGCGCCGGGCGAGGACCCCACCGCGGGCCGTCCGGCCGAACCCAGGCAGGAGAAGCGATGA
- a CDS encoding uroporphyrinogen-III synthase, with protein sequence MSLPGPRTQRGTDAPGAAEPGEGAEGEGAHAESERPAHRARVSFVGAGPGDPDLLTLRGAAALAEADMLVLDRHLIERFRPLARPDVHLVELGPEPALAAPGGKNAPLPSSVFSHPASCPEAVLLAMAEAVAAGRHVVRLLDGDPGLFSPLEAEAAQCARTAVPFEVVPGLARATAVPMFAGIPLSHGSIGDVRLLSAPHPAAGEDFTAWSDWHRQLGEAGASASTLVLQGIGDRIDEVAAELLAAGRPGSTPVAVTVDGSLTSQRTVTGTLDKITAALKAERVSCVGAGTVVVVGAVVNQRAELSWYESKPLFGWRVLVPRTKEQAGALSEQLRRYGAVPTEVPTISVEPPRTPQQMERAVKGLVTGRYEWVAFTSVNAVKAVREKFEDYGLDARAFAGIKVAAVGEATAKALKAFGVVPDLVPAGEQSAAGLLAEFPAFDPAFDPIERVFLPRADIATEVLSAGLVELGWEVDDVTAYRTVRAAPPAEAIREAIKGGGFDAVLFTSSSTVRNLVGIAGKPHAATVITCIGPATAATAREHGLRVDVLAPTPSAAALAEALAAFGAARREAQIAAGDPVTRPSERTRARRRRA encoded by the coding sequence GTGAGCCTGCCGGGCCCGCGCACGCAGCGCGGCACCGACGCGCCCGGCGCCGCGGAGCCGGGCGAGGGAGCCGAGGGCGAGGGCGCGCACGCCGAGTCCGAGCGTCCCGCGCACCGGGCCAGGGTCAGCTTCGTCGGGGCCGGCCCGGGCGACCCGGACCTGCTCACTCTGCGCGGCGCGGCCGCCCTGGCCGAGGCCGACATGCTGGTGCTCGACCGGCACCTGATCGAGCGCTTCCGCCCGCTGGCCCGCCCGGACGTGCACCTGGTCGAGCTCGGCCCGGAGCCGGCCCTGGCGGCGCCGGGCGGCAAGAACGCGCCGCTGCCCTCGTCCGTCTTCAGCCACCCGGCCTCCTGCCCGGAGGCGGTGCTGCTGGCCATGGCCGAGGCGGTCGCGGCCGGCCGGCACGTGGTGCGCCTGCTCGACGGCGACCCGGGCCTGTTCAGCCCGCTCGAGGCGGAGGCCGCGCAGTGCGCCCGCACGGCGGTCCCGTTCGAGGTCGTGCCGGGCCTGGCCCGCGCCACCGCGGTGCCGATGTTCGCCGGCATCCCGCTCAGCCACGGCTCCATCGGCGACGTGCGGCTGCTCTCGGCCCCGCACCCGGCCGCGGGCGAGGACTTCACCGCCTGGTCGGACTGGCACCGCCAGCTCGGCGAGGCCGGGGCGAGCGCCTCCACCCTGGTGCTCCAGGGCATCGGCGACCGGATCGACGAGGTCGCGGCCGAGCTGCTCGCGGCCGGCCGGCCCGGCTCTACCCCGGTCGCGGTGACCGTGGACGGCTCGCTCACCTCGCAGCGCACCGTCACCGGCACGCTGGACAAGATCACCGCGGCCCTCAAGGCCGAGCGCGTCTCCTGCGTCGGCGCCGGCACCGTGGTAGTGGTGGGTGCCGTGGTCAATCAGCGGGCCGAGCTGTCCTGGTACGAGAGCAAGCCGCTGTTCGGCTGGCGGGTCCTGGTGCCGCGCACGAAGGAGCAGGCCGGGGCGCTGTCCGAGCAGCTGCGCCGGTACGGCGCGGTGCCCACAGAGGTCCCGACCATCTCGGTCGAGCCCCCGCGCACCCCGCAGCAGATGGAGCGCGCGGTCAAGGGCCTGGTCACCGGCCGCTACGAGTGGGTCGCCTTCACCTCGGTGAACGCGGTCAAGGCGGTGCGCGAGAAGTTCGAGGACTACGGCCTCGACGCCCGCGCCTTCGCCGGCATCAAGGTGGCCGCGGTGGGCGAGGCGACCGCGAAGGCGCTCAAGGCCTTCGGTGTGGTGCCGGACCTGGTCCCGGCCGGCGAGCAGTCCGCGGCCGGCCTGCTGGCCGAGTTCCCCGCCTTCGACCCCGCCTTCGACCCGATCGAGCGGGTGTTCCTGCCGCGCGCCGACATCGCCACCGAGGTGCTCTCGGCCGGCCTGGTCGAGCTCGGCTGGGAAGTGGACGACGTCACCGCCTACCGGACCGTGCGGGCGGCGCCGCCGGCCGAGGCGATCCGCGAGGCGATCAAGGGCGGCGGCTTCGACGCGGTCCTGTTCACCTCCAGCTCCACCGTGCGCAACCTGGTCGGCATCGCCGGCAAGCCGCACGCGGCGACCGTGATCACCTGCATCGGCCCGGCCACCGCGGCCACCGCGCGGGAGCACGGCCTGCGCGTGGACGTGCTCGCCCCGACGCCGAGCGCGGCCGCGCTGGCCGAGGCGCTGGCGGCGTTCGGCGCCGCCCGGCGCGAGGCGCAGATCGCCGCGGGCGATCCGGTCACGCGTCCGTCGGAACGTACCCGGGCGCGTCGGCGCCGGGCGTAG
- the hemC gene encoding hydroxymethylbilane synthase, with product MTSTLRLATRRSALATVQSGMVADAVRAVTGRPVDLVEITTSGDTSQATQVPMTQIGGTGVFVNALREALLAGEADFAVHSLKDLPTAPPAGLALAAVPEREDVRDVLVAHGGRKLADLPAGARVGTGSARRAAQLRLVRPDLEVVPVRGNVDTRVGFVSDGRLDGVVLAYAGLNRLGRIGEATDFFDPAEFLPAPGQGALAIECRADDAELLEILARLDHAPTRAAVVAERALLATLEAGCSAPVGGYALIGPGDGELTLSGLVAAVTGPEHEGAPEAVRGSLTGPVAQAARIGADLAARMLEQGADALMAAVPRASS from the coding sequence ATGACGAGCACGCTCAGGCTCGCCACCCGGCGCTCGGCGCTGGCTACGGTGCAGTCCGGGATGGTGGCCGACGCCGTGCGCGCGGTCACCGGCCGGCCGGTCGATCTGGTGGAGATCACCACCTCCGGGGACACCTCGCAGGCCACGCAGGTGCCGATGACGCAGATCGGCGGCACCGGTGTGTTCGTCAACGCGCTGCGCGAGGCGCTGCTGGCGGGCGAGGCGGACTTCGCGGTGCACTCGCTCAAGGACCTGCCCACGGCCCCGCCGGCCGGGCTGGCCCTGGCCGCGGTGCCCGAACGCGAGGACGTGCGCGACGTGCTCGTGGCCCACGGCGGGCGCAAGCTGGCCGATCTGCCCGCCGGCGCCCGCGTCGGCACCGGCTCCGCCCGCCGCGCGGCCCAGCTGCGGCTGGTCCGGCCCGACCTGGAGGTCGTGCCGGTCCGCGGCAACGTGGACACCCGCGTGGGCTTCGTCTCCGACGGCCGGCTCGACGGGGTGGTGCTGGCCTACGCCGGCCTGAACCGGCTCGGCCGGATCGGCGAGGCCACCGACTTCTTCGACCCGGCCGAGTTCCTGCCCGCCCCGGGCCAGGGCGCGCTGGCGATCGAGTGCCGGGCGGACGACGCCGAGCTGCTCGAGATCCTGGCCCGGCTCGACCACGCGCCCACCCGGGCCGCGGTCGTCGCCGAGCGGGCGCTGCTGGCCACCCTGGAGGCCGGCTGCTCCGCCCCGGTCGGCGGCTACGCGCTGATCGGCCCGGGCGACGGGGAGCTGACCCTGAGCGGCCTGGTCGCCGCGGTCACCGGGCCCGAGCACGAGGGCGCGCCCGAGGCCGTGCGCGGCAGCCTGACCGGACCGGTCGCGCAGGCCGCCCGGATCGGCGCCGACCTGGCCGCCCGGATGCTCGAGCAGGGCGCCGACGCGCTCATGGCCGCCGTGCCGCGGGCCTCGTCATGA
- the hemB gene encoding porphobilinogen synthase has product MDLTYRPRRLRTTPAMRRLVAETRVHPANLILPLFVKEGLEESAPIASLPGVFQHSLAGVRKAAREAVELGVGGLMLFAVPEHRDATGSAGTDRDGILQRTLREVADEVGDETVLMSDLCLDEFTDHGHCGVLRADGSVDNDATLERYGEMALAQAEAGAHLLGPSGMMDGQVGYVRRVLDEGGYQDTGLLAYSAKYASVFYGPFRDAIESQLEGDRKTYQQDPANALESLREVRLDIEEGADLVMVKPALAYLDIIARVAAEVDVPVAAYQVSGEYAMVEAAAANGWIERDRAIMETLTSIRRAGASSILTYWALDAIRLLQA; this is encoded by the coding sequence ATGGATCTGACGTACCGTCCGCGACGGCTTCGTACGACGCCCGCGATGCGCAGGCTGGTGGCGGAGACCCGGGTGCATCCGGCGAACCTGATCCTGCCGCTGTTCGTCAAAGAAGGGCTGGAGGAGTCCGCCCCGATCGCCTCGCTGCCCGGCGTCTTCCAGCACTCGCTGGCCGGCGTGCGCAAGGCGGCCCGCGAGGCGGTCGAACTCGGCGTCGGCGGACTGATGCTCTTCGCGGTGCCCGAGCACCGGGACGCGACCGGCAGCGCCGGCACCGACCGGGACGGCATCCTGCAGCGCACCCTGCGCGAGGTGGCCGACGAGGTCGGCGACGAGACCGTGCTGATGAGCGACCTGTGCCTGGACGAGTTCACCGACCACGGCCACTGCGGCGTGCTGCGGGCGGACGGCTCGGTGGACAACGACGCGACCCTCGAGCGCTACGGCGAGATGGCCCTGGCCCAGGCCGAGGCGGGCGCGCACCTGCTCGGCCCGAGCGGCATGATGGACGGCCAGGTCGGCTACGTCCGCCGCGTGCTCGACGAGGGCGGCTACCAGGACACCGGTCTGCTGGCCTACTCCGCCAAGTACGCCTCGGTCTTCTACGGCCCGTTCCGCGACGCGATCGAGTCCCAGCTCGAGGGCGACCGCAAGACCTACCAGCAGGACCCGGCGAACGCGCTCGAGTCGCTGCGCGAGGTGCGCCTGGACATCGAGGAGGGCGCCGACCTGGTCATGGTCAAGCCGGCCCTGGCCTACCTCGACATCATCGCCCGGGTCGCGGCCGAGGTGGACGTGCCGGTGGCCGCCTACCAGGTCTCCGGCGAGTACGCGATGGTCGAGGCGGCCGCGGCGAACGGCTGGATCGAGCGGGACCGGGCCATCATGGAGACGCTCACCTCGATCCGCCGGGCCGGCGCGAGCTCGATCCTGACGTACTGGGCCCTGGACGCGATCAGGTTGCTTCAGGCCTGA